The genomic stretch GCTGGTTCGCCGCGCGGGCCCGTTCGGCGACCGAGATCGCCCGGCTGGACGCCACCCTGCGCGCCACCCGTGAGGGCGAGGGGCGGCTGGAGCAGTCGATGCGGGCGTTGAGCTACGAGGCGACGGCCCAGTCCCAGGAGGCGGTGGCCCGGGCGGTGGCACCGCTGCACGACACGTTGCGCCGCTACGAGCAGCGGGTGGCCGAGTTGGAGCGGGACCGCGTCGACGCGTACGCGGAGCTGCGCGAACAGGTGCGGTCGATGAGCACGGTCTCCGGTGAGCTGCGTACCGAGACCAAGCAGTTGGTGGCGGCGCTGCGCGCTCCGCAGGTACGCGGCCGGTGGGGCGAGCACCAGTTGCGGCGGATCGTGGAGGCTGCCGGGATGCTGGAGCACTGCGACTTCTCCGAGCAGGTCACCGCCGCCACCGACCACCAGACGGTCCGTCCCGACATGGTGGTCCGGCTGCACGGTGGCCGGAGTGTGGTGGTGGACGCGAAGGTGCCGTTCGACGCGTACCTGACCGCGATGGAGGCGCGCGACGAGCGGGGGCGGGACACCCATCTCGACCTGCACGCCAAGCACCTGCGGGCACATGTGGACGCGCTGGCGGCCAAGTCGTACTGGGCGGCCTTCGAGTCCACCCCGGAATTCGTGGTCCTCTTCGTACCTGCCGACCCGTTCCTGGACATGGCGTTGCAGCGCGATCCCACGCTGCTGGAGCACGCGTTCACCCGCAACGTCGTGCTGGCCACGCCGGCCACCCTGGTCGCGCTGCTGCGTACGGTGGCCTGGTCGTGGCGGCAGGAGCAGCTCGCCCGCAACGCCCTGGCGGTCCACACGCTGGCCCGGGAGCTGTACGGTCGGCTGTCCACACTCGGCGACCACGTCGGCAAGCTCGGCGCGTCGCTGGGCGGCGCGGTGACCGCGTACAACCGGGCGGTGGGTTCGCTGGAGGCGCGGGTGCTGGTCAGCGCGCGCAAGCTGGCCGAACTGGGCGTTTCCGACCAGGAGCTGGCAGTGCCGCATCAGGTGGAACTGGCGCCCCGGCAACCGCAGGCGCCGGAACTGATCGGCGATGGTCCCACAACAGACGGTCGATCTCGACCGGACTAATCAGACTCTTACCACCTTCGATGTGACATTGCGCGTCTCGCGTATCACGAGATGGTCACAACGTACCTGCCGGTAGTGACATCGATGGTCGGCACCACGAAGGATTCGCCTCACGCGTGCCCTGCATCTGAGGGCGCCTGAGTTCTCTGGAGGAAAGAGAACGTGAGTAAACCCCGAATCCTGAGCCGGCGTACCTCCGCCGCGCTCTTCGCCTCGGTCATGGCGGCCGGCGCCGTGACCGTGGTGGGCGGTACCGCCACCGCGAGCGCCGCCCCTGCCGGATCCGACACCGCGCAGGCCACCCCCGCCGAGGTGCTCGGCGACCACGACGCCAAGCTGCTCTCCGAGGCGGAGGCGAAGAAGGCCCCCACCGTCACGATGATCGTCGCCACCGACAAGGGCAAGGCGAAGGACGTCGCGGACGACCTCAAGGACCTCGGTGCTGCGGTCACCGAGCGCTACGACACCATCGGCTACGTGCTGGCGAAGGTGCCGACCGGCAAGGCGGTCAAGGCCGCCATGCTGCCCGGCGTCGCCGAGGTCGACCTGGACGAGACGATCCAGTTGCCCGACCCGAAGCCGGAGGTCGTCCAGGGCGCCAAGAAGGCCGCCAGACAGGGCGCGACGCTCAGCGGCCCCGGCGCTGGGACGCCCGCCGACAACCCCTACATGCCGTCCGGCGAGATCGGTGCGGTCAAGTTCGTCAAGCAGAACCCCACGTGGGACGGGC from Micromonospora craniellae encodes the following:
- a CDS encoding DNA recombination protein RmuC is translated as MELSTLAVVVVCLGAGGAVGWFAARARSATEIARLDATLRATREGEGRLEQSMRALSYEATAQSQEAVARAVAPLHDTLRRYEQRVAELERDRVDAYAELREQVRSMSTVSGELRTETKQLVAALRAPQVRGRWGEHQLRRIVEAAGMLEHCDFSEQVTAATDHQTVRPDMVVRLHGGRSVVVDAKVPFDAYLTAMEARDERGRDTHLDLHAKHLRAHVDALAAKSYWAAFESTPEFVVLFVPADPFLDMALQRDPTLLEHAFTRNVVLATPATLVALLRTVAWSWRQEQLARNALAVHTLARELYGRLSTLGDHVGKLGASLGGAVTAYNRAVGSLEARVLVSARKLAELGVSDQELAVPHQVELAPRQPQAPELIGDGPTTDGRSRPD